In Stanieria sp. NIES-3757, the DNA window GTCGTAAACGCAATCGTTGTTGGGTAACTGGTAGACCAAGAGGTTATTACCGCGATTTTGGTTTATCTCGTAACGTTTTAAGAGAATGGGCTCATGAAGGATTACTACCTGGAGTAGTTAAGTCTAGCTGGTAACTTTTATGTAGTTAGGAAATAGGGATTAGAGATTAAAAAGTCAACAATTGGAACAAGCGAACAACTAAAGACAAATATTCAAAGTCTTTTCAGTCTCGCTAAAATCCAAGGACTCGTCCCTAATTCCCTAAGACTTAGTTAAACTGGCAAAATAAACTCTAAGTCGAGATTGGCAGCTACTTGAGCTAGCTTCTCGTGGTTATTTGTCTCATTAAGGTAAGGTAAAGTTCCCAAAACTGGAATTTGAGTTAAAGATTCAATCAAATCAACTGGGGCTAAGTCTGCTAATTGTGCCTCATTCTTTGGTTGAGAACAACTTAAAATAATTCCTCTCAGATTTACTTTCAGACTACGCGCCAAAGCAACATTAGCTACTGCTTGCGCGATCGCTCCTAATTTAACTGGCACAACTAAGACGGTAGGTAATTGCCAATCGGCAGCCAAATGAGCCACCGTTAATTCTTCGGTTACAGGAGAGCCTAATCCTCCCAAAGCCTCTATCAAAACAAAATCTTGTTGCTCTCTTAATTGATTCAAAGCTTGCCAAACTAAACCTAAATCAATCGAAGTATTTTCCTTCACTGCTGCCAAAGGTGGAGCAAGTGGTGCTGCCAAACTAATTGGAGTAACTATTTTCAGAGATTCTTCTTGGGCAAACATTTCCTGGTATAATTCGCGATCGCCTGTACCAGTTTGCATGAGCTTCATTAATCCCAATTGGCGACAAAATCGATAAGATTGCCAATAAGAAACTAAAGCGATCGTCAAGATTGTTTTGCCAACGTCTGTATCTGTACCAGTAATCAGTAATATCCCCATAACTATGTCATTGCTTCGCTCTCTAGGTTGCTTTTTAAACCGTAGTTCTACAACTAATTGTTAAAAAAGTTTTTTTGTTTTAGGTATATATAATTAGTTTAAATATATTATTATTCATTTGTAATCAGATTAGAAAATAAAACTGATTGAGAATTGGGATCGAGAGTTAATTTGATTAAATACACAAAATATTTACACTCGTTCAAATCTGCTAGCCCAATTTAATTATCAAAATTAGGAAGATGCACTGAGGCTAAATTAGTAGCAAAATCTTTATAATATTTTTTTATTAATTGATTGTAAAAAACAACCTCTTTAATTTAAAATCAAAAAACATTGTAATCTAAAATTCTTGTTAAAAACTATCAAAGTGCGCGATTGTGTCACCAAATAACCTCAAGTGTTGTCGATTACGATAGCCTTTAAATGATAAGATTTCCCTGAATTGAGTTATAAAGATTCTGCCGTGAGCTACACTACCCTAACTCTTCAGTCCACTCAACAGCAGTCAACCTTGTCAGATACCAACCGCCTTCGGTTATTCTCTGGCTCTGCTAACATTCCCCTAGCTCAAGAAGTAGCACGTTATTTGGGAATGGATTTGGGTCCAATGATCCGCAAGCAATTTGCTGATGGAGAGCTTTATGTCCAAATTCAAGAATCAATTCGCGGTGCTGATGTTTATTTACTTCAGCCCTGTTGTAATCCAGTTAATGATAACTTGATGGAATTGATGATTATGATTGATGCTTGTCGTCGAGCATCAGCTAGGCAGATTACTGCGGTCATACCTTACTATGGTTATGCTAGAGCAGACCGAAAAACTGCTGGTAGAGAATCAATTACAGCTAAACTTGTAGCCAATCTGATTACTGAGGCTGGAGCGAGTCGAGTTTTAGCT includes these proteins:
- the bioD gene encoding dithiobiotin synthetase, producing the protein MGILLITGTDTDVGKTILTIALVSYWQSYRFCRQLGLMKLMQTGTGDRELYQEMFAQEESLKIVTPISLAAPLAPPLAAVKENTSIDLGLVWQALNQLREQQDFVLIEALGGLGSPVTEELTVAHLAADWQLPTVLVVPVKLGAIAQAVANVALARSLKVNLRGIILSCSQPKNEAQLADLAPVDLIESLTQIPVLGTLPYLNETNNHEKLAQVAANLDLEFILPV